CCAAGGAACTGGGGTTGCAGGGCGCGACGGTTCTTGCCGGCAGCGAAGGGCTGGGACATGATCGCCGCATCCATTCGGCGCGTTTTTTCGAGCTGGCCGATCAGCCGGTGGAGGTCGTGATGGCCGTGAGCAGCGAACAGGCCGAGCGCTTGTTTGCACGGCTCAAGGCCGAAGGCGTGCATCTGTTCTACGTCAAGAC
This genomic interval from Sulfuricystis multivorans contains the following:
- a CDS encoding DUF190 domain-containing protein — protein: MNGYQITFFTQQDRRHKGKPLADWLVHLAKELGLQGATVLAGSEGLGHDRRIHSARFFELADQPVEVVMAVSSEQAERLFARLKAEGVHLFYVKTAVEFGVLGEDA